In a single window of the Leptospira sanjuanensis genome:
- the len gene encoding endostatin-like outer membrane protein, LenA/LenB family translates to MFKKIFLTLLTGTIAATLCSCEDKKKDDTSLLFLLLGSASGAIGTAPSCKDASFCRTFIATNNGAGYNGNLGGIAGADAKCMAARPSGLNGTYKALLVSFNVREVVFAGDGSPGLIDWVLYPNKQYRRSDGTTVTFTTNANSTVTANLANGIDAGAQKFFWNGFNGGPGTFPWEVASDCNAWASNDGNNAGQAGNTTSTNPNDVPGGAFTVDTWNCNANLNLLCVEQ, encoded by the coding sequence ATGTTTAAAAAGATTTTTCTTACTCTGCTGACGGGAACGATCGCAGCGACTCTTTGCTCCTGCGAAGACAAAAAGAAAGACGACACAAGTCTTCTTTTTCTTCTTCTCGGATCCGCAAGCGGCGCGATAGGAACGGCGCCCTCCTGCAAAGACGCTTCGTTTTGCAGGACGTTTATTGCGACAAACAACGGCGCCGGTTACAACGGAAACTTAGGCGGAATCGCGGGAGCCGACGCAAAATGTATGGCCGCAAGACCAAGCGGTTTAAACGGAACGTATAAAGCGTTGCTCGTTTCTTTTAACGTCCGCGAAGTCGTTTTTGCCGGAGACGGAAGTCCGGGTCTGATCGATTGGGTCTTGTATCCGAATAAACAATATCGAAGAAGCGACGGAACCACCGTTACGTTTACGACCAACGCAAACTCGACCGTCACCGCAAACCTTGCAAACGGAATCGATGCGGGAGCGCAGAAGTTCTTTTGGAACGGTTTCAACGGAGGTCCGGGAACCTTTCCTTGGGAAGTTGCATCCGATTGCAACGCGTGGGCTTCCAACGACGGAAACAATGCAGGGCAAGCCGGAAACACGACTTCGACCAATCCGAACGATGTTCCCGGAGGAGCGTTTACGGTAGATACGTGGAACTGTAACGCAAACTTAAATCTTCTCTGCGTCGAACAGTAA